A genomic stretch from Microbacterium luteolum includes:
- a CDS encoding sensor histidine kinase, giving the protein MRRRLIIVFLVPLVAILLTLGGAAGWGAARSIQQAFYAEQLGDLGYFITSARQSLRSGSSAVVDAEVMRFREVYGIDVMVFDLAGSVWAAGEDDGTVLSEADAERVRLALSGRRAEPPGTVFPWIVADAALVEPVFDDGDVIGAVLVSADVAAPRAAILQQITVLSAIAVALIALGVLLVFRLARWVLSPVRRLDEAMVAIERGEMDTRVAEDTGPPELRRMTRVFNGMADEIERVMTRQQEFALNASHELRNPLNALLLRVEHLATGLGDEWREDVEETREEGRRMARILETLLGLARGGRSDSTISAVDLATLAARRADAWRDVAGQQGIALRRVGEGSVMSVTDRTIVESALDAVIDNAVKFSPPGSTVEVGAARDGDVCRITVRDQGPGLTDEQAASAAERFWRSDDSRSTPGSGLGLAIATDLLASVGGELAVSSAEGDGLTVSLLIRDGATS; this is encoded by the coding sequence ATGCGCCGTCGCCTGATCATCGTGTTCCTGGTGCCGCTGGTCGCGATCCTGCTCACGCTCGGCGGTGCCGCGGGATGGGGGGCCGCGCGCAGCATCCAGCAGGCGTTCTACGCCGAACAGCTCGGCGACCTCGGGTACTTCATCACGAGCGCCCGTCAGTCGCTCCGCTCCGGCAGCTCCGCGGTCGTCGATGCGGAGGTCATGAGGTTCCGGGAGGTCTACGGCATCGACGTGATGGTGTTCGACCTCGCCGGCAGTGTGTGGGCGGCAGGGGAGGACGACGGCACGGTGCTGTCCGAGGCGGACGCGGAGCGCGTGCGGCTCGCGCTGTCGGGGCGACGAGCCGAGCCCCCGGGAACGGTCTTCCCGTGGATCGTCGCCGACGCGGCGCTCGTCGAACCCGTGTTCGACGACGGCGATGTCATCGGTGCGGTGCTGGTTTCGGCCGATGTGGCCGCGCCCCGTGCGGCGATCCTCCAGCAGATCACGGTGCTGTCGGCGATCGCCGTCGCCCTGATCGCGCTCGGCGTGCTCCTGGTGTTCCGGCTCGCCCGCTGGGTGCTCTCGCCGGTGCGGCGGCTCGACGAGGCGATGGTGGCCATCGAGCGCGGGGAGATGGACACCCGCGTCGCGGAGGACACGGGGCCGCCGGAGCTGCGCCGCATGACGCGGGTCTTCAACGGCATGGCCGATGAGATCGAGCGGGTGATGACGCGACAGCAGGAGTTCGCGCTGAACGCCTCGCATGAGCTGAGGAATCCGCTCAACGCGCTGCTCCTGCGTGTCGAGCACCTCGCCACCGGCCTCGGCGACGAGTGGCGCGAAGATGTCGAGGAGACCAGAGAAGAGGGGCGCCGGATGGCCCGCATCCTCGAGACCCTCCTGGGTCTCGCGCGCGGCGGGCGCAGCGATTCCACGATCTCCGCGGTCGACCTCGCGACGCTGGCCGCCCGACGCGCAGACGCCTGGCGCGACGTCGCCGGTCAGCAGGGGATCGCTCTCCGCCGGGTCGGCGAGGGCTCGGTCATGAGCGTCACCGACCGGACGATCGTGGAGAGCGCCCTGGATGCGGTCATCGACAACGCCGTGAAGTTCTCGCCGCCCGGCTCCACCGTCGAGGTCGGAGCGGCGCGCGATGGCGACGTGTGCCGGATCACGGTGCGCGACCAGGGGCCCGGTCTGACCGATGAGCAGGCGGCATCGGCGGCCGAGAGGTTCTGGCGCAGCGACGACAGCAGGAGCACGCCCGGCTCCGGACTGGGACTCGCGATCGCGACCGACCTGCTGGCGTCGGTGGGTGGGGAGCTGGCCGTGTCGTCAGCCGAGGGCGACGGACTCACCGTGTCGCTGCTGATCCGCGACGGAGCGACCTCGTGA
- a CDS encoding TAXI family TRAP transporter solute-binding subunit, with product MVAAFAALVLLGAMAGCTSRASEWTGEEYTIAGGGSTGVYFDYGGHLADELSRSLDIRMSVDETAGSVDNLLRVSAGDALIGFAQGDAAADAVAGAGAFPEPLAIEAVARLYDEYLHVVVRGDSEIEGIADLAGKDVSLGAENSGVNVIASRVLDAAGVDAASVRNAQLDLSGSIEAMERGEIDGFFWVGGLPTPGIAELAERMPVRLLPIEQEWVVEVNEQYSHAYRPADVPEGMYGLRESAPTMAVPNYLVTSASTPDGVVRDVLSGLFDARPRIAEEVPAAALLDRRQAIFTGPVALHPGAIEYYRDLRD from the coding sequence ATCGTCGCCGCCTTCGCTGCGCTCGTGCTGCTCGGCGCGATGGCGGGATGCACGTCGCGTGCGAGCGAATGGACCGGCGAGGAGTACACGATCGCGGGCGGCGGGTCCACGGGCGTCTACTTCGACTACGGCGGCCACCTCGCCGACGAGCTGTCGCGGTCCCTGGACATCCGGATGTCGGTCGACGAGACCGCCGGATCCGTCGACAATCTGCTGCGCGTGAGCGCGGGGGACGCACTGATCGGCTTCGCGCAGGGCGATGCGGCGGCCGATGCCGTGGCCGGTGCCGGGGCATTCCCCGAGCCCCTGGCCATCGAGGCCGTCGCTCGGCTGTACGACGAGTACCTGCACGTCGTCGTGCGCGGAGACTCCGAGATCGAGGGCATCGCCGATCTCGCCGGCAAGGACGTCTCCCTCGGAGCGGAGAACTCCGGGGTGAACGTCATCGCGAGCAGGGTGCTGGATGCCGCGGGCGTCGACGCGGCATCCGTCCGCAATGCGCAGCTCGATCTCAGCGGCTCCATCGAGGCGATGGAGCGTGGCGAGATCGACGGCTTCTTCTGGGTGGGCGGGCTGCCGACCCCGGGGATCGCGGAGCTCGCCGAGCGGATGCCGGTGCGCCTGCTCCCGATCGAGCAGGAGTGGGTCGTCGAGGTGAACGAGCAGTACTCGCATGCGTATCGTCCGGCCGACGTCCCGGAGGGCATGTACGGTCTGCGGGAGTCGGCGCCCACCATGGCGGTGCCCAACTACCTCGTCACCTCGGCATCCACGCCCGACGGCGTCGTGCGCGACGTGCTGTCCGGCCTCTTCGACGCGCGTCCGCGGATCGCGGAAGAGGTTCCGGCGGCAGCTCTGCTCGATCGGCGTCAGGCGATCTTCACCGGTCCGGTCGCGCTGCATCCGGGTGCCATCGAGTACTACCGCGACCTGCGCGATTGA
- a CDS encoding TrmH family RNA methyltransferase has translation MLENPRSPRVRAVAKLTKRSARTETGLFLLEGPQAVREALTYRPESIVELFATPNGWEKHPDIRAKAGEAEIDVEYVTEYVLNAMADTVTPQGLVAVVQQTPTSVRDIFAALPRLVAICDEVRDPGNLGTIIRAADAAGADAVVLTGRTVDPYNPKVVRATTGSLFHLPVSVAGDLADVVERAHAAGLRILAADVKGDDLLEARADGLLAEPTGWLFGNEARGLEDDALALADRVLKLPIFGRAESLNLATAASVCLYESAFAQRASSPG, from the coding sequence GTGCTGGAGAACCCCCGCTCCCCCCGAGTCCGCGCCGTGGCGAAGCTGACGAAACGCAGCGCGAGAACCGAGACGGGCCTGTTCCTTCTCGAAGGTCCGCAGGCCGTCCGTGAGGCGCTCACCTACCGCCCCGAGTCGATCGTCGAGCTGTTCGCGACCCCGAACGGCTGGGAGAAGCATCCCGACATCCGGGCGAAGGCCGGAGAGGCCGAGATCGACGTCGAGTACGTGACGGAGTACGTGCTCAACGCGATGGCCGACACGGTCACCCCGCAGGGTCTTGTCGCCGTGGTCCAGCAGACGCCCACCTCGGTGCGCGACATCTTCGCGGCGTTGCCGCGGCTCGTCGCGATCTGCGATGAGGTGCGCGACCCGGGCAATCTCGGGACCATCATCCGCGCCGCGGACGCCGCCGGTGCCGATGCCGTCGTGCTGACGGGCCGGACGGTCGATCCCTACAACCCGAAGGTGGTCCGCGCGACGACCGGTTCGCTCTTCCACCTCCCGGTGTCGGTCGCCGGCGACCTCGCCGATGTCGTGGAGCGCGCGCACGCCGCGGGGCTCCGCATTCTCGCCGCGGATGTGAAGGGCGACGACCTGCTGGAGGCGCGCGCCGACGGTCTGCTGGCCGAACCCACGGGATGGCTGTTCGGCAATGAGGCTCGGGGCCTGGAGGACGACGCCCTCGCCCTCGCCGACCGGGTGCTCAAGCTGCCCATCTTCGGACGGGCCGAATCGCTGAACCTCGCGACCGCTGCCAGCGTCTGCCTCTACGAGAGCGCTTTCGCCCAGCGGGCTTCCTCTCCGGGCTGA
- the pheS gene encoding phenylalanine--tRNA ligase subunit alpha gives MSESPEITPEAVEAAVAAALTAIAAAADTAELKAARAAHVAEGSPLAVLNASMRQVAPENKAAFGKLVGQGRGQVTQALAAKESELAAAEVAARLEAERIDITAVPSRTRVGARHPLTLLQDQVSDIFVGMGWEIAEGPELEHEWFNFDALNFDVDHPARQEQDTFYVDPTSRHLVMRTHTSPVQVRSMLDRELPIYVLCPGRVYRTDEFDATHLPVFTQFEGLVIDKGITMAHLKGTLDHFAKQLFGPEAKMRFRTNYFPFTEPSAELDLWHPTFKGGARWIEWGGCGMVNPNVLRAAGIDPEVYSGFAFGMGIERGLMFRSDVQDMRDMAEGDVRFSEQYGMVV, from the coding sequence GTGTCTGAGTCTCCTGAAATCACCCCGGAAGCGGTCGAAGCAGCCGTCGCGGCGGCCCTGACGGCGATCGCCGCGGCCGCCGATACGGCCGAGCTGAAGGCCGCCCGCGCCGCTCACGTCGCGGAAGGGTCGCCGCTCGCGGTCCTCAACGCGTCGATGCGCCAGGTCGCCCCCGAGAACAAGGCCGCATTCGGCAAGCTCGTCGGCCAGGGCCGCGGTCAGGTGACGCAGGCACTCGCCGCCAAGGAGTCCGAGCTCGCGGCCGCCGAGGTCGCCGCGCGTCTCGAGGCGGAGCGGATCGACATCACCGCCGTTCCGTCGCGCACGCGCGTCGGTGCGCGGCATCCGCTCACGCTCCTCCAGGATCAGGTGTCCGACATCTTCGTCGGCATGGGGTGGGAGATCGCGGAGGGACCCGAGCTCGAGCACGAGTGGTTCAACTTCGACGCGCTGAACTTCGACGTGGACCACCCCGCCCGCCAGGAACAGGACACGTTCTACGTCGACCCGACCTCGCGTCACCTCGTCATGCGCACGCACACGAGCCCGGTGCAGGTGCGCTCGATGCTCGACCGCGAGCTGCCGATCTACGTGCTGTGCCCCGGCCGCGTCTACCGCACCGACGAGTTCGACGCGACGCACCTTCCCGTGTTCACGCAGTTCGAGGGCCTCGTGATCGACAAGGGCATCACGATGGCGCATCTGAAGGGCACACTCGATCACTTCGCGAAGCAGCTCTTCGGGCCCGAGGCCAAGATGCGCTTCCGCACGAACTACTTCCCCTTCACCGAGCCCTCCGCCGAGCTCGACCTGTGGCATCCGACCTTCAAGGGCGGCGCGCGCTGGATCGAGTGGGGCGGCTGCGGCATGGTCAACCCGAACGTGCTCCGCGCGGCCGGGATCGATCCCGAGGTGTACAGCGGCTTCGCGTTCGGCATGGGCATCGAGCGAGGACTGATGTTCCGCAGCGATGTGCAGGACATGCGCGACATGGCCGAGGGCGATGTCCGTTTCAGCGAGCAGTACGGGATGGTGGTGTGA
- the pheT gene encoding phenylalanine--tRNA ligase subunit beta, with product MRVPLSWLREYVDLAADATPEDVLEALVTVGFEEEDVHRFEISGPVVVGQVVSLEAEPQSNGKTINWCQVDVGEANGGVRGIVCGAHNFVAGDKVVVTLPGAVLPGPFPIAARKTYGHVSDGMIASARELGLGDEHNGILVLSDLGIDAPVGTDAIALLGLDDVAVEINVTPDRGYAFSLRGVAREYSHATGADFRDPAERDFAELQPGAGHTAIVDDQAPVRGRVGASEFVTRVVRGVDPSRPTPPWMIARLSLAGMRSLGVLIDITNYVMLELGQPLHGYDLDKLAGGITVRRATPGEKMKTLDGVERALHVEDLLITDDSGPIGLAGVMGGGTTEMSETTSNVLIEAAIFDPTTIARSARRHKLPSEASKRFERGVDPLVPFVAARRAADLMVELAGGTLTEEGGALFAEVFVSEIELPAGFVQGLIGVDYTDAEITGALTTIGAEVSPSTGSGTQGGWTVIPPTWRPDLTDKWTLAEEVARIHGLDRIPSVLPTPPSGRGLTAHQQGRRRVADALAAAGLVETPAFPFTTEAQNDLHGSASGQHLPSIRLANPLDGQSPFLRRSLIPGLLQTAHRNIARGLTDIAIFETGVVFLPEPGVEYGTDDVPPLGARPSDEKLAELNASIPPQHRHVAALLTGNVSPRQPGRAAEPAGLAEALDAVRVIAAAAGVEIDVVQAERAALHPGRTGSLRIADETVGYVGELHPAVAEDADLPGRATVLELDLDRILSLAGGRIVAESLSTFTAATQDVSLTVPANVAAGDLRAALVEGAGALLESVRLVDDYRGEGVPGGSKSLTFALRFRADDRTLTAAEATEAKLAGVAVAAERFGAALRD from the coding sequence ATGCGCGTCCCGCTTTCGTGGTTGCGTGAGTACGTCGATCTGGCAGCGGATGCCACGCCGGAGGATGTCCTCGAGGCCCTGGTGACCGTCGGATTCGAAGAGGAGGACGTGCACCGCTTCGAGATCTCCGGTCCCGTCGTCGTCGGGCAGGTCGTCTCGCTCGAGGCCGAACCGCAGTCGAACGGCAAGACGATCAACTGGTGCCAGGTCGACGTGGGCGAGGCGAACGGCGGCGTCCGCGGCATCGTCTGCGGTGCGCACAACTTCGTCGCGGGTGACAAGGTCGTCGTGACGCTCCCCGGCGCCGTGCTGCCCGGTCCGTTCCCGATCGCGGCGCGCAAGACCTACGGGCACGTGTCCGACGGCATGATCGCCTCGGCGCGCGAGCTGGGCCTCGGTGACGAGCACAACGGCATCCTGGTGCTCTCGGACCTCGGCATCGACGCGCCCGTCGGCACCGACGCGATCGCGCTGCTCGGGCTCGATGACGTCGCCGTCGAGATCAACGTGACGCCCGACCGCGGCTACGCGTTCTCGCTGCGCGGCGTGGCCCGCGAGTACTCGCACGCGACCGGCGCGGACTTCCGCGACCCGGCCGAGCGCGACTTCGCCGAGCTCCAGCCCGGCGCCGGACACACGGCTATCGTCGATGACCAGGCGCCGGTGCGCGGGCGCGTCGGTGCGAGCGAGTTCGTCACGCGCGTCGTGCGCGGTGTCGATCCCTCGCGCCCGACGCCGCCGTGGATGATCGCGCGACTCAGCCTCGCCGGCATGCGCTCGCTCGGAGTGCTGATCGACATCACCAACTACGTGATGCTCGAACTCGGCCAGCCGCTGCACGGCTACGACCTCGACAAGCTCGCCGGTGGCATCACGGTCCGCCGCGCGACGCCGGGGGAGAAGATGAAGACCCTCGACGGCGTTGAGCGCGCCCTCCACGTCGAAGACCTCCTCATCACAGACGACTCCGGTCCGATCGGCCTCGCCGGCGTCATGGGCGGCGGCACGACCGAGATGAGCGAGACCACGAGCAACGTGCTCATCGAGGCGGCGATCTTCGACCCGACGACCATCGCTCGATCGGCCCGCCGGCACAAGCTGCCCAGCGAGGCGTCCAAGCGCTTCGAGCGCGGCGTCGATCCGCTCGTGCCGTTCGTCGCGGCGCGACGGGCTGCCGACCTCATGGTCGAGCTCGCCGGCGGCACGCTCACGGAAGAGGGCGGCGCGCTGTTCGCCGAGGTCTTCGTCTCGGAGATCGAGCTTCCCGCCGGATTCGTGCAGGGGCTCATCGGCGTCGACTACACCGATGCCGAGATCACCGGCGCCCTGACGACGATCGGCGCGGAGGTGTCCCCTTCGACCGGCTCAGGCACCCAGGGAGGCTGGACCGTCATCCCGCCGACCTGGCGCCCCGACCTCACCGACAAGTGGACGCTCGCCGAGGAGGTCGCCCGTATCCACGGCCTCGACCGCATCCCCTCGGTGCTGCCGACGCCGCCTTCGGGGCGAGGCCTCACCGCGCATCAGCAGGGTCGCCGTCGTGTCGCCGACGCGCTGGCGGCCGCCGGTCTCGTCGAGACGCCGGCGTTCCCCTTCACGACGGAGGCGCAGAACGACCTGCACGGCTCGGCATCCGGACAGCACCTGCCCAGCATCCGCCTGGCGAATCCGCTCGACGGTCAGTCGCCGTTCCTGCGCCGGTCGCTCATCCCCGGCCTGCTGCAGACCGCGCACCGCAACATCGCGCGCGGCCTGACCGACATCGCGATCTTCGAGACCGGTGTCGTGTTCCTCCCGGAGCCCGGCGTCGAGTACGGCACGGACGACGTGCCGCCGCTCGGTGCTCGTCCCTCCGACGAGAAGCTCGCGGAGTTGAACGCCTCGATCCCGCCGCAGCACCGGCATGTTGCAGCCCTCCTGACCGGCAACGTCTCGCCGCGTCAGCCCGGGCGGGCCGCCGAGCCGGCCGGACTCGCCGAGGCGCTGGACGCCGTGCGCGTGATCGCCGCCGCCGCCGGCGTGGAGATCGATGTCGTCCAGGCCGAGCGCGCCGCTCTGCACCCCGGTCGCACCGGTTCTCTCCGCATCGCCGACGAGACCGTCGGCTACGTGGGCGAGCTGCACCCCGCTGTGGCGGAGGACGCCGACCTGCCGGGGCGCGCGACGGTGCTCGAGCTCGACCTCGATCGCATCCTCTCCCTTGCGGGCGGACGCATCGTCGCCGAGTCGCTCTCGACGTTCACGGCGGCGACGCAGGACGTCTCGCTCACCGTCCCCGCGAATGTCGCGGCAGGCGACCTGCGCGCGGCTCTGGTCGAGGGTGCCGGCGCCCTGCTCGAATCGGTGCGACTCGTCGACGACTATCGCGGCGAGGGCGTACCCGGCGGATCGAAGAGCCTGACGTTCGCGCTGCGCTTCCGCGCCGATGATCGCACGCTCACTGCGGCGGAGGCCACCGAGGCCAAGCTCGCGGGTGTGGCGGTCGCGGCCGAGCGCTTCGGCGCCGCGCTGCGCGACTGA
- a CDS encoding amino acid ABC transporter permease, whose product MDVIFGNLDLWGEAVSNTLLIFFGGGVLALVLGLIVGAARVAPVPIARGVGTLYVNLIRNTPLTLVFFFFIFGYPQLGLPKLSTTVLGILAIGIYTATYVAEVIRAGINTVPVGQAEAARAIGLPFGQVMSLVILPQAFRSVVPPMMSVFIALLKNTTVAAGFSVVELGAIRSYLSERGENALVVLLWVAVIFVALVMLLSWLQRYLENKWRIAR is encoded by the coding sequence GTGGACGTCATCTTCGGAAACCTCGACCTGTGGGGAGAGGCGGTGAGCAACACCCTGCTGATCTTCTTCGGCGGCGGCGTTCTCGCCCTCGTCCTGGGTCTGATCGTCGGAGCGGCGCGAGTGGCCCCGGTACCGATCGCCCGCGGTGTGGGCACGCTCTACGTGAACCTCATCCGCAACACCCCGCTGACCCTCGTCTTCTTCTTCTTCATCTTCGGCTACCCCCAGCTGGGGCTGCCGAAGCTGAGCACCACGGTGCTCGGCATCCTCGCCATCGGCATCTACACGGCGACGTACGTCGCCGAGGTCATCCGCGCGGGAATCAACACGGTGCCGGTCGGTCAGGCCGAAGCGGCCCGAGCGATCGGTCTTCCCTTCGGACAGGTCATGTCGCTCGTCATCCTGCCGCAGGCCTTCCGCTCGGTCGTCCCACCGATGATGAGCGTCTTCATCGCGCTGCTGAAGAACACGACGGTCGCGGCCGGATTCTCGGTCGTCGAGCTCGGCGCCATCCGCTCCTACCTCAGCGAGCGCGGCGAGAACGCCCTCGTCGTCCTGCTCTGGGTCGCCGTCATCTTCGTCGCCCTGGTGATGCTGCTCAGCTGGCTTCAGCGCTATCTCGAGAACAAGTGGAGGATCGCGCGATGA
- a CDS encoding amino acid ABC transporter ATP-binding protein, giving the protein MMTSDTPLVVVDNVQKHYGDFQALTDIDLTVNSGEVVVVIGPSGSGKSTLCRTINRLETITSGSISIDGKALPAEGKGLAHLRADVGMVFQSFNLFAHLTILENITLGPIKVRGLKKAEAEKEAMVLLERVGVAQQASKLPAQLSGGQQQRVAIARALAMKPKVMLFDEPTSALDPEMINEVLDVMVGLAQEGMTMIVVTHEMGFARKAADRVVFMADGRIVEEATPEEFFTNPKSDRAKDFLSKLLTH; this is encoded by the coding sequence ATGATGACCTCTGATACACCCCTCGTCGTGGTCGACAACGTTCAGAAGCACTACGGCGACTTCCAGGCGCTGACCGATATCGACCTGACCGTGAACTCGGGCGAGGTCGTCGTGGTGATCGGCCCCTCCGGTTCCGGCAAGTCGACGCTGTGCCGCACGATCAACCGGCTCGAGACGATCACGAGCGGCAGCATCAGCATCGACGGCAAGGCGCTTCCCGCCGAAGGCAAGGGGCTCGCACACCTCCGCGCCGACGTCGGCATGGTGTTCCAGTCGTTCAACCTCTTCGCCCACCTCACGATCCTCGAGAACATCACCCTCGGCCCGATCAAGGTGCGCGGGCTCAAGAAGGCGGAGGCCGAGAAGGAGGCGATGGTCCTGCTCGAGCGCGTCGGCGTGGCGCAACAGGCTTCGAAGCTCCCCGCGCAGCTCTCGGGCGGCCAGCAGCAGCGCGTGGCGATCGCCCGCGCTCTCGCGATGAAGCCCAAGGTGATGCTCTTCGACGAGCCGACGAGCGCGCTCGACCCCGAGATGATCAACGAGGTCCTCGACGTCATGGTCGGACTCGCTCAGGAGGGCATGACGATGATCGTCGTCACCCACGAGATGGGCTTCGCGCGGAAGGCCGCCGATCGCGTCGTCTTCATGGCCGACGGCCGGATCGTGGAGGAGGCGACTCCCGAGGAGTTCTTCACGAACCCGAAGAGCGATCGCGCCAAGGACTTCCTCTCGAAGCTCCTCACCCACTGA
- a CDS encoding glutamate ABC transporter substrate-binding protein, which produces MRRTRTLAGIGIAAVALLALTACNSGSPSDPGAGTGGEEGGEESTWFEVATDVELEGSPTFDAIKERDKVVIGVKEDQPGLGFLDVTTNERTGFDVDIARWIAASLGYDEDKIEFKPIASANREQAIVNGDVDYYVGTYSINDKRKEQIAFAGPYFITGQGLLVAADNEDIKSEADLSADTTVCSATGSTPIQNIRTNFPEVPTKEFDLYSACVEDLLAGTVQAVTTDQAILIGYAAQDPDNLKVVGEPFTEERYGVGLAKDDAALQEHINKLFTDGGDIWQAIFDKNLGDSGIEVSQPTVD; this is translated from the coding sequence ATGCGACGCACACGGACACTGGCAGGCATCGGAATCGCGGCGGTGGCCCTGCTGGCGCTCACGGCCTGCAACAGCGGCAGCCCGTCCGACCCCGGCGCCGGCACCGGCGGCGAAGAGGGCGGCGAGGAGTCGACCTGGTTCGAGGTCGCCACCGACGTCGAGCTCGAAGGCAGCCCCACGTTCGATGCCATCAAGGAGCGCGACAAGGTCGTCATCGGCGTCAAGGAGGACCAGCCCGGTCTCGGGTTCCTCGATGTGACGACGAACGAGCGCACCGGCTTCGATGTCGACATCGCCCGCTGGATCGCCGCATCCCTCGGGTATGACGAGGACAAGATCGAGTTCAAGCCGATCGCCTCCGCGAACCGCGAGCAGGCGATCGTGAACGGTGACGTGGACTACTACGTCGGCACGTACTCGATCAACGACAAGCGCAAGGAGCAGATCGCCTTCGCCGGGCCGTACTTCATCACCGGACAGGGTCTGCTGGTCGCTGCCGACAACGAGGACATCAAGAGCGAGGCGGATCTCTCCGCCGACACCACGGTGTGCTCGGCGACGGGCTCGACGCCGATCCAGAACATCCGCACGAACTTCCCGGAGGTTCCCACGAAGGAGTTCGACCTGTACTCCGCGTGCGTCGAGGACCTGCTCGCCGGCACGGTCCAGGCGGTCACGACCGACCAGGCCATCCTCATCGGCTACGCCGCTCAGGATCCTGACAACCTGAAGGTCGTCGGCGAGCCGTTCACCGAGGAGCGCTACGGCGTCGGCCTCGCGAAGGACGACGCGGCCCTGCAGGAGCACATCAACAAGCTGTTCACCGACGGCGGCGACATCTGGCAGGCGATCTTCGACAAGAACCTCGGCGACTCGGGTATCGAAGTCTCCCAGCCCACCGTCGACTGA
- a CDS encoding response regulator transcription factor, with protein sequence MRILIVEDDERVAAALEAFLARSGYATVRAPDGAAALDLLGVDTEVVLLDLGLPDVDGIDLCRRIRGRSDVPIVIVTARNQVTERIKGLRAGADDFVVKPYDVHELLARIEAVTRRSRPMRAESEARVLLDGGEVQIDLVARQVTVDGGPIDLTRKEFDIVAVLARYPGVAVPKERLIREVWNTDWRGFGHSLEVHVGAIRRKTGDRRLIETVRGVGYRLAGS encoded by the coding sequence ATGCGGATTCTGATCGTGGAGGATGACGAGCGCGTCGCTGCTGCGCTCGAGGCGTTCCTCGCGCGCTCGGGCTACGCCACCGTCCGGGCCCCTGACGGCGCTGCGGCTCTGGATCTCCTCGGGGTCGACACGGAGGTGGTGCTGCTGGATCTGGGTCTGCCGGATGTCGATGGAATCGATCTGTGCCGTCGCATCCGGGGTCGGTCCGACGTGCCGATCGTGATCGTCACGGCCCGCAACCAGGTCACCGAGCGCATCAAGGGACTCCGCGCCGGCGCCGACGACTTCGTCGTGAAGCCGTACGACGTGCACGAGCTCCTTGCCCGCATAGAAGCGGTGACGCGGCGCTCGCGCCCGATGCGCGCCGAGTCCGAGGCGCGCGTGCTGCTCGACGGCGGGGAGGTGCAGATCGATCTCGTGGCGCGGCAGGTGACGGTTGATGGCGGACCCATCGACCTCACCCGCAAGGAGTTCGACATCGTGGCCGTGCTCGCGCGGTATCCCGGTGTCGCCGTGCCGAAGGAGCGCCTCATCCGGGAGGTGTGGAACACCGACTGGCGAGGCTTCGGCCACTCGCTGGAGGTCCACGTCGGAGCGATCCGCCGGAAGACCGGAGACCGCCGCCTCATCGAGACAGTACGGGGCGTCGGCTATCGCCTCGCGGGGTCCTGA
- a CDS encoding amino acid ABC transporter permease, giving the protein MTSVLYDVPGPKAILRNRLIGVGTVLVVLALLAFIGYRFYESGQFDASRWYVFTFSAVWTQIFGALGRTLAAFGLAAILALALGFILAIGRLSDRAWIRVPVTVITEFFRAVPVLVFMMLLYYGLPVIGVKMEPYWAVVLALMVYNGSVLAEVLRAGVESLPRGQGEAGYAIGLRKSGVMRLILMPQAIRAMLPVIVAQLVVTLKDTALGFIITYPELLYFAKQLTSQQGRPVLQSAFVIGGIYIIMCLILSGIAKWLEIRTRRSPRLQGGTPVGGGDDPRLHGGGTDTELIAMQGGAGKFNLGSSTGGV; this is encoded by the coding sequence ATGACTTCCGTCCTGTACGACGTCCCCGGGCCCAAGGCGATCCTGCGGAACCGCCTCATCGGCGTGGGCACCGTCTTGGTCGTGCTCGCCCTGCTCGCCTTCATCGGATACCGCTTCTACGAGAGCGGGCAGTTCGACGCCTCGCGTTGGTACGTCTTCACGTTCAGCGCCGTCTGGACTCAGATCTTCGGGGCGCTCGGTCGCACCCTCGCCGCGTTCGGCCTCGCTGCGATCCTCGCTCTGGCGCTCGGCTTCATCCTCGCGATCGGCCGGCTCTCCGACCGTGCGTGGATCCGCGTTCCCGTCACCGTCATCACCGAGTTCTTCCGCGCCGTGCCGGTGCTCGTGTTCATGATGCTGCTGTACTACGGCCTGCCCGTGATCGGCGTCAAGATGGAGCCGTACTGGGCTGTCGTGCTCGCGCTGATGGTCTACAACGGCTCCGTGCTCGCCGAGGTGCTCCGCGCCGGCGTGGAATCACTGCCCCGCGGCCAGGGGGAGGCCGGGTACGCGATCGGACTCCGCAAGAGCGGGGTCATGCGCCTGATCCTCATGCCGCAGGCCATCAGGGCGATGCTTCCGGTCATCGTCGCTCAGCTCGTCGTCACGCTCAAGGACACCGCGCTCGGGTTCATCATCACGTATCCCGAGCTCCTGTACTTCGCGAAGCAGCTCACGTCGCAGCAGGGTCGCCCTGTGCTGCAGTCGGCCTTCGTCATCGGTGGCATCTACATCATCATGTGCCTCATCCTCTCGGGCATCGCGAAGTGGCTGGAGATCCGCACTCGTCGGTCGCCGCGGCTGCAGGGCGGCACTCCGGTGGGCGGCGGCGACGATCCGCGTCTCCACGGCGGCGGCACCGACACCGAGCTCATCGCGATGCAGGGCGGGGCGGGTAAGTTCAACCTCGGCAGCAGTACCGGCGGCGTCTGA